A window from Dromaius novaehollandiae isolate bDroNov1 chromosome 1, bDroNov1.hap1, whole genome shotgun sequence encodes these proteins:
- the TMCC3 gene encoding transmembrane and coiled-coil domain protein 3 isoform X3 — protein sequence MLRKVERHDMNTLSLPLNIRRGGSDTNLNFDVPDGVLEFHKVKLSADSLKQKILKVTEQIKVEQTARDGNVAEYLKLVNSADKQQAGRIKQVFEKKNQKSAHSIAQLQKKLEQYHKKLKDIEQNGSSKSTKDTSKDNLKDTQHGKLRTSGHGTESSKSGVPGVSLTPPVFVFSKSREFANLIRNKFGSADNIAHLKNTLDEFRPETSSRTYGGSATIVAKPKYVSDDECSSGTSGSADSNGNTSFGAAVAGTLDSQGKLSMILEELREIKETQSQLADDIENLKTQFKRDYGFISQMLQEERYRYERLEDQLNDLTDLHQHETANLKQELASIEEKVAYQAYERSRDVQEALESCQTRVSKLELHQQEQQAQQSETVNAKVLLGKCINVILAFMTVILVCVSTIAKFIAPMMKSRFHIICTFFAVTLLAIFCKNWDHIICAIERMIIPR from the exons GTAGAAAGACATGACATGAATACCCTGAGCTTGCCACTTAACATTCGCCGCGGAGGCTCTGACACCAACCTGAACTTTGATGTTCCAGATGGGGTTCTAGAGTTTCACAAAGTTAAACTCAGTGCAGATAGCTTGAAACAGAAGATCCTCAAGGTCACAGAACAAATCAAAGTTGAACAAACAGCTCGAGATGGAAATGTGGCTGAGTATTTGAAACTAGTAAACAGTGCAGACAAGCAACAGGCTGGGCGCATTAAACAAGTCTTTGAGAAAAAGAACCAGAAATCTGCCCACTCCATtgcccagctgcagaagaaattgGAACAGTATCACAAAAAGCTCAAGGATATTGAACAAAATGGATCCTCCAAAAGTACTAAGGATACTTCCAAGGATAACTTGAAAGATACTCAGCATGGAAAGCTTCGTACATCTGGGCATGGAACTGAGAGCAGCAAATCGGGTGTGCCGGGTGTCTCCTTGACACCACCTGTCTTTGTTTTCAGCAAGTCTAGAGAGTTTGCAAATTTGATTCGAAACAAATTTGGTAGTGCAGACAACATCGCTCATCTCAAAAATACCTTGGATGAATTTCGACCAGAAACCAGTTCTAGAACATACGGTGGCAGCGCTACTATTGTGGCCAAACCAAAATATGTTAGTGATGACGAATGCTCAAGTGGTACCTCTGGCTCTGCAGACAGTAATGGGAATACTTCCTTCGGTGCTGCTGTGGCAGGCACCCTGGACAGCCAAGGAAAACTTTCCATGATTTTGGAGGAACTAAGGGAAATTAAGGAGACACAGTCCCAATTAGCTGATGATATTGAgaatttaaaaacacagtttaaaaGAGACTATGGCTTTATTTCTCAGATGTTACAGGAGGAAAGAtatag atatGAAAGATTGGAAGACCAGTTAAATGATCTGACTGATCTTCATCAACATGAGACAGCAAACTTGAAACAAGAGCTAGCCAGCATAGAGGAGAAAGTGGCATATCAGGCGTATGAGCGGTCACGAGATGTTCAg GAAGCCTTGGAATCATGCCAGACCCGGGTTTCAAAGCTGGAGCTCCACCAGCAAGAACAGCAAGCACAGCAGTCTGAAACGGTTAATGCCAaagtgctcctgggaaaatgtaTAAATGTTATCCTGGCCTTCATGACTGTCATCTTAGTGTGTGTCTCTACTATTGCAAAGTTCATCGCTCCTATGATGAAGAGCCGTTTTCATATCATCTGCACTTTTTTTGCAGTGACACTGTTGGCAATATTTTGTAAAAACTGGGATCATATCATTTGTGCCATAGAACGGATGATTATACCAAGATAA
- the TMCC3 gene encoding transmembrane and coiled-coil domain protein 3 isoform X1 — protein MPGSDTALAVDRTYSDPERHRRRKTRVERHDMNTLSLPLNIRRGGSDTNLNFDVPDGVLEFHKVKLSADSLKQKILKVTEQIKVEQTARDGNVAEYLKLVNSADKQQAGRIKQVFEKKNQKSAHSIAQLQKKLEQYHKKLKDIEQNGSSKSTKDTSKDNLKDTQHGKLRTSGHGTESSKSGVPGVSLTPPVFVFSKSREFANLIRNKFGSADNIAHLKNTLDEFRPETSSRTYGGSATIVAKPKYVSDDECSSGTSGSADSNGNTSFGAAVAGTLDSQGKLSMILEELREIKETQSQLADDIENLKTQFKRDYGFISQMLQEERYRYERLEDQLNDLTDLHQHETANLKQELASIEEKVAYQAYERSRDVQEALESCQTRVSKLELHQQEQQAQQSETVNAKVLLGKCINVILAFMTVILVCVSTIAKFIAPMMKSRFHIICTFFAVTLLAIFCKNWDHIICAIERMIIPR, from the exons GTAGAAAGACATGACATGAATACCCTGAGCTTGCCACTTAACATTCGCCGCGGAGGCTCTGACACCAACCTGAACTTTGATGTTCCAGATGGGGTTCTAGAGTTTCACAAAGTTAAACTCAGTGCAGATAGCTTGAAACAGAAGATCCTCAAGGTCACAGAACAAATCAAAGTTGAACAAACAGCTCGAGATGGAAATGTGGCTGAGTATTTGAAACTAGTAAACAGTGCAGACAAGCAACAGGCTGGGCGCATTAAACAAGTCTTTGAGAAAAAGAACCAGAAATCTGCCCACTCCATtgcccagctgcagaagaaattgGAACAGTATCACAAAAAGCTCAAGGATATTGAACAAAATGGATCCTCCAAAAGTACTAAGGATACTTCCAAGGATAACTTGAAAGATACTCAGCATGGAAAGCTTCGTACATCTGGGCATGGAACTGAGAGCAGCAAATCGGGTGTGCCGGGTGTCTCCTTGACACCACCTGTCTTTGTTTTCAGCAAGTCTAGAGAGTTTGCAAATTTGATTCGAAACAAATTTGGTAGTGCAGACAACATCGCTCATCTCAAAAATACCTTGGATGAATTTCGACCAGAAACCAGTTCTAGAACATACGGTGGCAGCGCTACTATTGTGGCCAAACCAAAATATGTTAGTGATGACGAATGCTCAAGTGGTACCTCTGGCTCTGCAGACAGTAATGGGAATACTTCCTTCGGTGCTGCTGTGGCAGGCACCCTGGACAGCCAAGGAAAACTTTCCATGATTTTGGAGGAACTAAGGGAAATTAAGGAGACACAGTCCCAATTAGCTGATGATATTGAgaatttaaaaacacagtttaaaaGAGACTATGGCTTTATTTCTCAGATGTTACAGGAGGAAAGAtatag atatGAAAGATTGGAAGACCAGTTAAATGATCTGACTGATCTTCATCAACATGAGACAGCAAACTTGAAACAAGAGCTAGCCAGCATAGAGGAGAAAGTGGCATATCAGGCGTATGAGCGGTCACGAGATGTTCAg GAAGCCTTGGAATCATGCCAGACCCGGGTTTCAAAGCTGGAGCTCCACCAGCAAGAACAGCAAGCACAGCAGTCTGAAACGGTTAATGCCAaagtgctcctgggaaaatgtaTAAATGTTATCCTGGCCTTCATGACTGTCATCTTAGTGTGTGTCTCTACTATTGCAAAGTTCATCGCTCCTATGATGAAGAGCCGTTTTCATATCATCTGCACTTTTTTTGCAGTGACACTGTTGGCAATATTTTGTAAAAACTGGGATCATATCATTTGTGCCATAGAACGGATGATTATACCAAGATAA
- the TMCC3 gene encoding transmembrane and coiled-coil domain protein 3 isoform X4, with amino-acid sequence MNTLSLPLNIRRGGSDTNLNFDVPDGVLEFHKVKLSADSLKQKILKVTEQIKVEQTARDGNVAEYLKLVNSADKQQAGRIKQVFEKKNQKSAHSIAQLQKKLEQYHKKLKDIEQNGSSKSTKDTSKDNLKDTQHGKLRTSGHGTESSKSGVPGVSLTPPVFVFSKSREFANLIRNKFGSADNIAHLKNTLDEFRPETSSRTYGGSATIVAKPKYVSDDECSSGTSGSADSNGNTSFGAAVAGTLDSQGKLSMILEELREIKETQSQLADDIENLKTQFKRDYGFISQMLQEERYRYERLEDQLNDLTDLHQHETANLKQELASIEEKVAYQAYERSRDVQEALESCQTRVSKLELHQQEQQAQQSETVNAKVLLGKCINVILAFMTVILVCVSTIAKFIAPMMKSRFHIICTFFAVTLLAIFCKNWDHIICAIERMIIPR; translated from the exons ATGAATACCCTGAGCTTGCCACTTAACATTCGCCGCGGAGGCTCTGACACCAACCTGAACTTTGATGTTCCAGATGGGGTTCTAGAGTTTCACAAAGTTAAACTCAGTGCAGATAGCTTGAAACAGAAGATCCTCAAGGTCACAGAACAAATCAAAGTTGAACAAACAGCTCGAGATGGAAATGTGGCTGAGTATTTGAAACTAGTAAACAGTGCAGACAAGCAACAGGCTGGGCGCATTAAACAAGTCTTTGAGAAAAAGAACCAGAAATCTGCCCACTCCATtgcccagctgcagaagaaattgGAACAGTATCACAAAAAGCTCAAGGATATTGAACAAAATGGATCCTCCAAAAGTACTAAGGATACTTCCAAGGATAACTTGAAAGATACTCAGCATGGAAAGCTTCGTACATCTGGGCATGGAACTGAGAGCAGCAAATCGGGTGTGCCGGGTGTCTCCTTGACACCACCTGTCTTTGTTTTCAGCAAGTCTAGAGAGTTTGCAAATTTGATTCGAAACAAATTTGGTAGTGCAGACAACATCGCTCATCTCAAAAATACCTTGGATGAATTTCGACCAGAAACCAGTTCTAGAACATACGGTGGCAGCGCTACTATTGTGGCCAAACCAAAATATGTTAGTGATGACGAATGCTCAAGTGGTACCTCTGGCTCTGCAGACAGTAATGGGAATACTTCCTTCGGTGCTGCTGTGGCAGGCACCCTGGACAGCCAAGGAAAACTTTCCATGATTTTGGAGGAACTAAGGGAAATTAAGGAGACACAGTCCCAATTAGCTGATGATATTGAgaatttaaaaacacagtttaaaaGAGACTATGGCTTTATTTCTCAGATGTTACAGGAGGAAAGAtatag atatGAAAGATTGGAAGACCAGTTAAATGATCTGACTGATCTTCATCAACATGAGACAGCAAACTTGAAACAAGAGCTAGCCAGCATAGAGGAGAAAGTGGCATATCAGGCGTATGAGCGGTCACGAGATGTTCAg GAAGCCTTGGAATCATGCCAGACCCGGGTTTCAAAGCTGGAGCTCCACCAGCAAGAACAGCAAGCACAGCAGTCTGAAACGGTTAATGCCAaagtgctcctgggaaaatgtaTAAATGTTATCCTGGCCTTCATGACTGTCATCTTAGTGTGTGTCTCTACTATTGCAAAGTTCATCGCTCCTATGATGAAGAGCCGTTTTCATATCATCTGCACTTTTTTTGCAGTGACACTGTTGGCAATATTTTGTAAAAACTGGGATCATATCATTTGTGCCATAGAACGGATGATTATACCAAGATAA
- the TMCC3 gene encoding transmembrane and coiled-coil domain protein 3 isoform X2, with protein MEQNCWEMVERHDMNTLSLPLNIRRGGSDTNLNFDVPDGVLEFHKVKLSADSLKQKILKVTEQIKVEQTARDGNVAEYLKLVNSADKQQAGRIKQVFEKKNQKSAHSIAQLQKKLEQYHKKLKDIEQNGSSKSTKDTSKDNLKDTQHGKLRTSGHGTESSKSGVPGVSLTPPVFVFSKSREFANLIRNKFGSADNIAHLKNTLDEFRPETSSRTYGGSATIVAKPKYVSDDECSSGTSGSADSNGNTSFGAAVAGTLDSQGKLSMILEELREIKETQSQLADDIENLKTQFKRDYGFISQMLQEERYRYERLEDQLNDLTDLHQHETANLKQELASIEEKVAYQAYERSRDVQEALESCQTRVSKLELHQQEQQAQQSETVNAKVLLGKCINVILAFMTVILVCVSTIAKFIAPMMKSRFHIICTFFAVTLLAIFCKNWDHIICAIERMIIPR; from the exons AAAGACATGACATGAATACCCTGAGCTTGCCACTTAACATTCGCCGCGGAGGCTCTGACACCAACCTGAACTTTGATGTTCCAGATGGGGTTCTAGAGTTTCACAAAGTTAAACTCAGTGCAGATAGCTTGAAACAGAAGATCCTCAAGGTCACAGAACAAATCAAAGTTGAACAAACAGCTCGAGATGGAAATGTGGCTGAGTATTTGAAACTAGTAAACAGTGCAGACAAGCAACAGGCTGGGCGCATTAAACAAGTCTTTGAGAAAAAGAACCAGAAATCTGCCCACTCCATtgcccagctgcagaagaaattgGAACAGTATCACAAAAAGCTCAAGGATATTGAACAAAATGGATCCTCCAAAAGTACTAAGGATACTTCCAAGGATAACTTGAAAGATACTCAGCATGGAAAGCTTCGTACATCTGGGCATGGAACTGAGAGCAGCAAATCGGGTGTGCCGGGTGTCTCCTTGACACCACCTGTCTTTGTTTTCAGCAAGTCTAGAGAGTTTGCAAATTTGATTCGAAACAAATTTGGTAGTGCAGACAACATCGCTCATCTCAAAAATACCTTGGATGAATTTCGACCAGAAACCAGTTCTAGAACATACGGTGGCAGCGCTACTATTGTGGCCAAACCAAAATATGTTAGTGATGACGAATGCTCAAGTGGTACCTCTGGCTCTGCAGACAGTAATGGGAATACTTCCTTCGGTGCTGCTGTGGCAGGCACCCTGGACAGCCAAGGAAAACTTTCCATGATTTTGGAGGAACTAAGGGAAATTAAGGAGACACAGTCCCAATTAGCTGATGATATTGAgaatttaaaaacacagtttaaaaGAGACTATGGCTTTATTTCTCAGATGTTACAGGAGGAAAGAtatag atatGAAAGATTGGAAGACCAGTTAAATGATCTGACTGATCTTCATCAACATGAGACAGCAAACTTGAAACAAGAGCTAGCCAGCATAGAGGAGAAAGTGGCATATCAGGCGTATGAGCGGTCACGAGATGTTCAg GAAGCCTTGGAATCATGCCAGACCCGGGTTTCAAAGCTGGAGCTCCACCAGCAAGAACAGCAAGCACAGCAGTCTGAAACGGTTAATGCCAaagtgctcctgggaaaatgtaTAAATGTTATCCTGGCCTTCATGACTGTCATCTTAGTGTGTGTCTCTACTATTGCAAAGTTCATCGCTCCTATGATGAAGAGCCGTTTTCATATCATCTGCACTTTTTTTGCAGTGACACTGTTGGCAATATTTTGTAAAAACTGGGATCATATCATTTGTGCCATAGAACGGATGATTATACCAAGATAA